From the Lathyrus oleraceus cultivar Zhongwan6 chromosome 4, CAAS_Psat_ZW6_1.0, whole genome shotgun sequence genome, one window contains:
- the LOC127076486 gene encoding protein SAWADEE HOMEODOMAIN HOMOLOG 1 yields MKELVTSNESPFLNLSMDEILELERAYNGARDKSLDQSFCKEIATSLSSLSNKKSLSWEQVQQWFHNKHRESTGLVASSHEGLNLYVDLSDESSSRKEHKISPNPKGIKAEDLSELGFESISIKDKAWHDVAMFLNYRVLSTGELEARVRYHGFGKEEDEWVNVKDGVRERSIPLEASECHKLKEGHLVLCFLVKSDYALYCDARVLKVERRVHDSKECTCTFTVRFYHDMSEEDVRWDSLCCRPTQEEAEVPLEPFMNPIATLWG; encoded by the exons ATGAAAGAGTTAGTAACTTCAAACGAATCACCGTTCCTTAACCTCTCTATGGATGAG ATACTGGAATTGGAAAGAGCTTATAATGGTGCTAGAGATAAATCACTTGATCAGAGTTTCTGCAAGGAGATTGCTACAAGTTTGAG TTCCTTATCAAATAAAAAATCCTTATCATGGGAACAG GTGCAGCAGTGGTTTCATAATAAACATAGAGAGTCTACGGGTCTAGTTGCTTCATCACATGAGGGGCTGAATCTTTACGTTGATCTTTCGGATGAATCTTCTTCAAGAAAGGAACATAAGATCTCTCCGAATCCAAAAG GTATTAAAGCAGAAGATCTGTCAGAATTGGGTTTTGAATCAATATCTATAAAAGACAAAGCATG GCATGATGTTGCAATGTTTCTAAACTATAGAGTTTTAAGCACAGGCGAACTT GAAGCTCGTGTACGATATCATGGATTCGGTAAGGAGGAAGATGAATGGGTTAATGTGAAAGATGGGGTGCGAGAGAGATCCATCCCACTGGAAGCTTCCGAGTGTCACAAGTTGAAGGAAGGACATCTTGTACTATGTTTCCTG GTAAAATCTGATTATGCCCTCTACTGTGATGCCCGAGTTTTGAAAGTCGAGAGGAGGGTACATGATAGCAAAGAGTGTACCTGCACCTTCACTGTCCGGTTTTACCATGACATGTCTGAG GAAGACGTTCGTTGGGACAGTTTGTGCTGTAGACCGACACAAGAAGAAGCTGAGGTCCCCTTAGAACCTTTCATGAATCCCATAGCGACTTTGTGGGGATGA